In Fundidesulfovibrio putealis DSM 16056, the following proteins share a genomic window:
- a CDS encoding YajG family lipoprotein, producing MKRIATLLTALVLAGLLAACSGVQPQSVSLHPEVKSPTGNVGKGKTLAFKVMDARVDKVVGYRNADGGRSAPITVEGELSRTVGEAAERTLGGLGFKPAPFKENAPLSLVITIRELNYSAKGETVTRKIGVKAVLSARVINGPGHWEGSFPVAQEKEVVTAPDETANARFINDVLSESLTMLLSDPEMVQYMAKDFLQNKTITGE from the coding sequence ATGAAACGCATCGCCACTCTTCTGACGGCGCTTGTTCTGGCCGGCCTGCTGGCGGCCTGTTCCGGGGTGCAGCCCCAGAGCGTGAGCCTCCACCCCGAGGTGAAGTCCCCCACGGGCAACGTGGGCAAGGGCAAGACCCTTGCCTTCAAGGTGATGGACGCCAGGGTGGACAAGGTGGTGGGCTACCGCAACGCCGACGGCGGGCGCAGCGCCCCCATCACGGTGGAAGGCGAGTTGTCCAGGACCGTGGGCGAGGCAGCCGAGCGCACGCTGGGGGGACTTGGCTTCAAGCCCGCTCCCTTCAAGGAGAACGCGCCCCTGTCCCTGGTGATCACCATCCGGGAACTGAACTACAGCGCCAAGGGCGAGACCGTGACCCGCAAGATCGGAGTCAAGGCCGTGCTGTCGGCCCGCGTGATCAACGGACCCGGACACTGGGAAGGCTCCTTCCCCGTGGCCCAGGAGAAGGAAGTGGTCACCGCCCCGGACGAGACCGCCAACGCCCGCTTCATAAACGACGTGCTTTCCGAGTCGCTGACCATGCTGCTGTCCGATCCCGAGATGGTGCAGTACATGGCCAAGGACTTCCTCCAGAACAAGACCATCACCGGGGAGTAA
- a CDS encoding FumA C-terminus/TtdB family hydratase beta subunit has protein sequence MRTRALSTPLSAEDAAGLRAGDVLYLTGTLYTAREEAHQRLLDDLDAGLPEPFPLEGAVIYYVGPSPMTQHRPIGAAGPSSASRMDPYAPRLHQLGVRASIGKGRRLPLMRAALMEHGGVYLGATGGAGALLSLCIRQVRLAAYPELGPEAVYALDVAEFPLVVLQDCHGADMHVAPNLEAALSG, from the coding sequence ATCCGCACCCGCGCGCTGTCCACGCCCCTCTCCGCAGAAGATGCGGCAGGGCTTCGCGCCGGAGACGTGCTCTATCTCACCGGCACGCTCTACACCGCGCGCGAGGAAGCCCACCAGCGCCTGCTTGACGACCTGGACGCCGGGCTGCCCGAGCCCTTCCCCCTGGAGGGCGCGGTGATCTACTACGTGGGGCCAAGCCCCATGACCCAGCACCGCCCCATCGGCGCTGCCGGGCCAAGCTCCGCCAGCCGCATGGACCCCTACGCCCCGCGCCTGCACCAGCTCGGCGTGCGGGCCTCCATCGGCAAGGGCAGGCGCTTGCCGCTGATGCGCGCGGCCCTTATGGAGCACGGCGGCGTCTACCTGGGAGCCACAGGCGGGGCCGGAGCGCTTTTGTCCTTATGCATCAGGCAGGTGCGCCTCGCGGCCTATCCGGAGCTGGGGCCGGAGGCCGTCTACGCCCTGGACGTGGCCGAATTCCCCCTGGTGGTGCTCCAGGACTGCCACGGCGCGGACATGCACGTGGCCCCAAACCTGGAGGCCGCCCTCTCCGGCTGA
- a CDS encoding CocE/NonD family hydrolase, translating to MLAALLACLLLLGGLAPGGARSAWAALLVEEMSLPARFSQGGPPTLLEAVVVRPGDASRHPLVVISHGTPRDPKDRPGMNAISRLREAEEFARRGFVVLVFMRRGYGSSAGGFVEGVGPGDDPDYAASGRKAAEDIREAIRFMKTMPYVDPDTIICVGQSAGGLATLALASDPPQGVVAVINFAGGKGSKAPDVVIKPSNLVSAFAQYGRTARVPALFVYSENDRFFGPGLARELYAAYTSAGGKAQFVMAPAFGEDGHTLFSRLGIPQWTPYVDAFLATCGLRQRAAPMAVERPKVPAPRKLSEKGRTDFENYLESPPHKSFFMGSKGGYGWASGKRTAEEAARKALENCEKFNNTGCAAFMIDDTAQ from the coding sequence ATGCTGGCCGCTTTGTTGGCCTGCCTGCTTCTGCTGGGCGGCCTGGCCCCAGGCGGCGCACGCTCCGCCTGGGCCGCGCTGCTGGTGGAGGAGATGTCCCTCCCGGCCAGGTTCAGCCAGGGCGGCCCCCCCACCCTCCTGGAGGCCGTGGTGGTCCGCCCCGGCGACGCCTCGCGCCATCCCCTGGTGGTGATAAGCCACGGCACCCCCCGGGACCCCAAGGACCGGCCGGGCATGAACGCCATCTCCAGGCTGCGGGAGGCTGAGGAGTTTGCCCGCAGGGGTTTTGTCGTGCTGGTTTTCATGCGCCGGGGCTACGGCTCCTCCGCCGGGGGCTTCGTGGAAGGCGTCGGCCCCGGCGACGACCCGGACTACGCCGCATCAGGCCGCAAGGCCGCCGAGGACATCCGCGAGGCCATCCGTTTCATGAAGACCATGCCCTACGTGGACCCGGACACGATCATCTGCGTGGGGCAATCCGCAGGCGGCCTTGCCACCCTGGCCCTGGCCTCGGACCCGCCTCAGGGCGTGGTGGCCGTCATCAACTTCGCGGGGGGCAAAGGCTCCAAGGCGCCCGACGTGGTGATCAAGCCATCCAACCTGGTGAGCGCCTTCGCCCAGTATGGCCGCACCGCGCGCGTCCCGGCGCTCTTCGTCTACAGCGAGAACGACCGCTTCTTCGGGCCTGGGCTCGCACGCGAGCTGTACGCCGCCTACACCTCCGCCGGAGGCAAGGCCCAATTCGTCATGGCACCCGCCTTTGGAGAGGATGGGCATACTCTCTTCTCCCGCCTGGGCATCCCCCAATGGACGCCCTATGTGGACGCATTCCTGGCAACCTGCGGCCTGAGGCAACGCGCCGCGCCCATGGCTGTGGAGCGGCCCAAGGTCCCCGCTCCCCGCAAACTGTCCGAAAAAGGCAGGACGGACTTCGAAAACTACCTGGAGTCCCCGCCCCACAAGTCCTTCTTCATGGGGAGCAAGGGCGGCTACGGCTGGGCTTCGGGCAAGCGCACCGCAGAGGAGGCCGCCCGAAAGGCCCTGGAGAACTGCGAAAAATTCAACAATACCGGCTGCGCAGCCTTCATGATCGACGACACGGCGCAATAA
- the obgE gene encoding GTPase ObgE, which yields MRFIDEAKIYVSSGKGGRGCIAFRREKFIPYGGPNGGDGGKGGDVIFRVSPNLLTLYDLRVKRRYMAKNGQMGLGSQCNGKNADDLVVEVPRGTLIYELNEDGTEHLAADLTEIGQEWIAVHGGRGGKGNMHFKTSTNRAPRFAQPGEEGQEKNLRMELRLLAEIGIIGLPNAGKSTLISAVSAAKPKIAPYPFTTLTPNLGVLLGEDGMQLVAADIPGLIEGAHEGQGLGHDFLKHVSRTRVLVHLLAAEETEGDDPFAGFSLVDDELVRYDPGLAERPQLRAVNKIDTLSPERLAELKALAKEKGLSVRFISAKEGNGLEKLVEEMWAVTAKLKESESESEKEQQA from the coding sequence ATGCGTTTTATCGACGAAGCAAAAATTTACGTTTCTTCCGGCAAGGGCGGGCGAGGCTGCATCGCTTTCCGCCGTGAGAAGTTCATCCCATACGGCGGCCCCAACGGCGGCGACGGCGGCAAGGGCGGCGATGTGATCTTTCGCGTGTCCCCGAACCTTCTGACTCTGTACGACCTGCGCGTAAAACGCCGCTACATGGCCAAGAACGGCCAGATGGGCCTGGGCAGCCAGTGCAACGGCAAGAACGCCGACGATCTGGTGGTGGAGGTGCCGCGCGGCACGCTAATTTATGAATTGAACGAGGATGGCACCGAGCATCTGGCCGCCGACCTGACCGAGATCGGCCAGGAGTGGATCGCGGTGCACGGCGGGCGGGGCGGCAAGGGCAACATGCACTTCAAGACCTCCACCAACCGCGCCCCGCGTTTCGCCCAGCCGGGCGAGGAAGGCCAGGAGAAGAACCTGCGCATGGAGCTTCGCCTGCTGGCGGAGATAGGCATCATCGGCCTGCCCAACGCGGGCAAGTCCACGCTCATCTCGGCTGTCTCTGCGGCCAAGCCCAAGATCGCGCCGTATCCCTTCACCACGCTGACCCCCAACCTGGGCGTTCTGCTCGGCGAGGACGGCATGCAGCTGGTGGCGGCGGACATCCCGGGGCTGATCGAGGGCGCGCACGAGGGCCAGGGCCTGGGGCATGATTTTCTGAAGCACGTCTCGCGCACCAGGGTGCTGGTGCACCTGCTGGCCGCCGAGGAGACAGAAGGGGACGACCCCTTCGCCGGGTTCTCCCTGGTGGACGACGAGCTGGTGCGCTACGACCCCGGCCTGGCCGAGCGTCCGCAGCTTCGCGCCGTGAACAAGATCGACACCCTCTCGCCCGAGCGGCTGGCCGAACTGAAGGCCCTCGCCAAGGAGAAGGGACTGAGCGTCAGGTTCATCTCTGCCAAAGAGGGCAACGGGCTTGAGAAGTTGGTTGAAGAAATGTGGGCCGTGACCGCAAAACTGAAGGAATCCGAATCGGAATCAGAAAAGGAGCAGCAAGCATGA
- a CDS encoding fumarate hydratase, with product MRKIPARAVVDQVAAMCVAANRRLPPDVHRAFLRAQAQETPMGREAFRQLLDNAALSAELGLPLCQDCGMAVFFVEMGEDVRVDGMGLRQAINEGMVKGYREGFLRKSTCDPFTRINRGDNSPAVIHFDIVPGDTLRIVMTAEGASADNASRVAMLAPHSDLDAVRDFAVRCVAEVCHGVCAPVSLGLGIGGSFELAALNAKKALLRPIDNIHPDPAMAQLEETLCEAVNRLGTGPLGLGGNTTCLGVKVLAAPCHRDALPLAVYIQCHCARRVEVVL from the coding sequence ATGCGGAAAATCCCCGCCCGGGCCGTGGTCGACCAGGTCGCAGCCATGTGCGTCGCCGCCAACCGCCGCCTGCCCCCGGACGTCCATCGCGCCTTCCTGCGCGCCCAGGCGCAAGAGACGCCCATGGGGCGCGAAGCCTTCCGCCAGCTGCTGGACAACGCCGCCCTGTCCGCCGAGCTGGGCCTGCCCCTGTGCCAGGACTGCGGCATGGCCGTGTTCTTCGTGGAGATGGGCGAGGACGTGCGCGTGGACGGCATGGGCCTTCGCCAGGCCATCAATGAAGGCATGGTCAAAGGCTACCGCGAAGGGTTCCTGCGAAAATCCACCTGCGACCCCTTCACGCGCATCAACCGGGGCGACAACTCCCCGGCGGTGATCCACTTCGACATCGTCCCCGGCGACACGCTGCGCATCGTCATGACCGCCGAGGGTGCAAGCGCCGACAACGCCTCGCGCGTGGCCATGCTTGCCCCGCACAGCGACCTGGACGCCGTACGCGATTTCGCGGTGCGCTGCGTGGCCGAGGTCTGCCACGGGGTCTGCGCGCCTGTCAGCCTGGGGCTTGGCATTGGCGGCAGCTTCGAGCTGGCCGCGCTGAACGCCAAGAAAGCCCTGCTGCGCCCCATCGACAACATCCACCCCGACCCGGCCATGGCCCAGCTGGAAGAGACGCTGTGCGAAGCCGTGAACCGCCTGGGCACCGGCCCGCTGGGCCTTGGCGGAAATACCACCTGCCTGGGGGTCAAGGTGCTGGCCGCGCCCTGCCACCGCGACGCCCTGCCCCTGGCCGTGTACATCCAGTGCCACTGCGCCCGGCGCGTGGAGGTCGTCCTGTGA
- a CDS encoding cache domain-containing protein produces the protein MLRRISIAARLLGLVGLVVLFAAAALFFVSAIASRLEVLVVEHTQSVMLQGEKSRIKTAAHTMAMALAKAMTYARTPEEQKELARTLVEQVRFEEDASGYYFVYTGTTNIALPPRPELVGQDLNDFRDQSGVYYVRELSRQAHAGGGYVLYTFPKPSGQLERKLSYSEMIPGTDMWVGTGVYIDKVAKEEAVLAAMVADLFNRAFTGSAAVFAAMVVVLSLACLIIARSVARPLAEATGAAERIAAGDLSVRLDDSGRDEASRLQASLNRMTVVLRQNIQEIKARRDEAEQKAHLAGEALKEAKRAGQEVITQVALRIESLQKISSAVAHQLRNPTTIIGGLAGLLVKKPSMRQSYLEYLDGIIEAARRIEHITAAVKEYSNIRLGRLEKASIGDVLSGVAQSGEQLALKMGKSAVWEVEVLPGGLQAFADPELLRQALCEAVTNSVEALPAEGGRIRLAARVRSGTDGSQDVEIAVSDNGCGIPEDELQYVLDPFYSTKPVGVGMGLTKANRIVQEHGGSITVESAVGQGTTIRMLLPEQTPDLSVMMQEYT, from the coding sequence ATGCTCAGGCGTATCTCCATTGCCGCCAGACTGCTGGGTCTGGTGGGACTCGTGGTCCTGTTCGCCGCCGCCGCGCTGTTCTTCGTGTCGGCCATCGCCTCGCGCCTGGAAGTGCTGGTGGTGGAGCATACCCAGTCAGTGATGCTCCAGGGCGAAAAAAGCAGAATCAAGACCGCAGCCCACACCATGGCAATGGCCCTGGCCAAGGCCATGACCTACGCCCGCACCCCCGAGGAACAAAAAGAACTGGCCCGGACCCTGGTCGAGCAGGTCCGCTTCGAGGAGGACGCCTCCGGCTATTATTTCGTCTACACCGGCACCACCAACATCGCCCTGCCTCCCCGCCCCGAACTCGTCGGCCAGGACCTGAACGACTTCAGGGACCAGAGCGGCGTGTACTACGTGCGCGAGCTCTCCCGCCAAGCCCATGCGGGCGGAGGATACGTCCTCTACACGTTCCCCAAGCCCTCCGGCCAGCTGGAGCGCAAGCTGTCCTACTCGGAGATGATCCCCGGCACGGACATGTGGGTGGGCACAGGAGTGTACATCGACAAAGTGGCCAAGGAGGAGGCCGTGCTGGCCGCCATGGTGGCGGACCTCTTCAACCGGGCCTTCACCGGGTCGGCGGCGGTGTTCGCGGCCATGGTGGTGGTGCTCTCCCTGGCCTGCCTGATTATCGCGCGCAGCGTGGCCCGGCCCCTGGCCGAGGCCACCGGAGCAGCCGAGCGCATCGCCGCCGGAGACCTGTCCGTGCGCCTGGACGATTCCGGGCGCGACGAGGCCTCCAGGCTTCAGGCCTCGCTTAACCGCATGACCGTGGTGCTGCGCCAGAACATTCAGGAGATAAAAGCCCGGCGCGACGAGGCCGAGCAAAAGGCCCATCTGGCGGGAGAGGCCCTCAAGGAGGCCAAGCGGGCCGGGCAGGAGGTCATAACGCAGGTGGCGCTGCGCATCGAGAGCCTGCAGAAGATCTCCTCCGCCGTGGCGCACCAGCTGAGAAACCCCACCACCATCATCGGCGGGCTGGCCGGTCTTCTGGTCAAGAAGCCGAGCATGCGCCAATCCTACCTGGAATACCTGGACGGAATCATCGAGGCGGCGCGGCGCATCGAGCACATCACCGCAGCCGTGAAGGAATACAGCAACATCCGCCTGGGGCGGCTGGAGAAGGCCTCAATCGGGGACGTTCTTTCCGGCGTGGCCCAGTCCGGGGAACAGCTGGCGCTCAAGATGGGGAAGAGTGCGGTCTGGGAGGTGGAGGTATTGCCCGGCGGGTTGCAGGCGTTCGCCGATCCGGAGCTTCTGCGCCAGGCCCTGTGCGAGGCGGTGACCAACTCGGTGGAGGCGCTGCCCGCCGAAGGAGGACGCATCCGGCTGGCCGCCCGAGTGCGCTCAGGCACGGATGGGAGCCAGGACGTGGAGATCGCCGTGTCGGACAACGGCTGCGGCATCCCCGAGGACGAGCTCCAGTACGTCCTGGACCCGTTCTACAGCACCAAGCCCGTAGGCGTGGGCATGGGGCTCACCAAGGCCAACCGCATCGTGCAGGAACACGGAGGGAGCATAACAGTGGAGAGCGCCGTGGGCCAGGGGACGACCATCCGCATGCTGCTCCCCGAGCAGACACCGGACCTGTCCGTCATGATGCAGGAATATACCTGA
- a CDS encoding anion permease, with protein sequence MKLNVKALIPVIAGLTLWLLPAPAGLSSGAWTYFAIFVAVVAALVLEPIAPALAGLLGVSLVAVLNLIPAAPGKAGTPAESIKWALSGFSDGTVWLIFAAFMFALGYEKTGLGKRIALTLIKLMGRRALGLGYAVALADLILAPFMPSNTARSGGTIFPIIKNIPPLYGSTPEDNPRGLGGYLMWTALATTCVTSSMFLTALAPNLLAQSLVEKTAKVTLSWNDWFMSFLPVGIILFAITPLLAYVIYPPTKKSSDDAPIWAAGELAKLGSISAREIIMGLLAAGALACWILLGKEINGTTVAIAAICLMCLFNVVTWDDIVSNKQAWNVLAWFATLVTLAGGLSRTGFLDWFAKSISGSLQGLSPTAAMIGLVVVFFASHYMFASVTAHVAAMLPVMLAAAMAVPGINMPLVSMLLCSTLGIMGVITPYGTGPSPIYYGSGYVKGKEFWLLGLVFGIVYLGVFLLVGFPWNLARV encoded by the coding sequence ATGAAACTGAACGTGAAAGCCCTGATCCCGGTGATCGCAGGATTGACCCTTTGGCTTCTGCCCGCTCCGGCAGGGCTGTCCTCCGGCGCCTGGACCTATTTCGCGATCTTCGTGGCCGTTGTCGCCGCCCTGGTCCTCGAGCCCATCGCCCCCGCCCTGGCCGGGCTCCTGGGAGTCTCCCTCGTGGCCGTGCTCAACCTGATCCCCGCCGCACCCGGCAAGGCGGGCACCCCCGCAGAGTCGATCAAGTGGGCCTTGTCCGGCTTCTCCGACGGCACGGTCTGGCTCATCTTCGCGGCCTTCATGTTCGCCCTGGGGTATGAGAAAACGGGCCTGGGCAAGCGCATCGCGCTGACCCTCATCAAGCTCATGGGCAGGCGCGCCCTGGGCCTCGGGTACGCCGTGGCCCTGGCCGACCTGATCCTGGCTCCGTTCATGCCCTCCAACACGGCCCGCAGCGGCGGCACCATCTTCCCCATCATCAAGAACATCCCGCCGCTCTACGGCTCGACCCCCGAGGACAACCCGCGCGGACTGGGCGGCTACCTGATGTGGACCGCCCTGGCCACCACCTGCGTGACCTCCTCCATGTTCCTCACCGCGCTCGCCCCCAACCTGCTGGCCCAGTCCCTGGTGGAGAAGACCGCCAAGGTGACCCTCTCCTGGAACGACTGGTTCATGAGCTTCCTGCCCGTGGGCATCATCCTCTTCGCGATCACCCCGCTCCTGGCCTACGTGATCTACCCGCCCACGAAGAAATCCTCCGACGACGCGCCCATCTGGGCTGCCGGGGAGCTTGCCAAGCTGGGCTCCATCTCCGCGCGCGAGATCATCATGGGGCTCCTGGCCGCCGGAGCCCTGGCCTGCTGGATACTCCTCGGCAAGGAGATCAACGGCACCACCGTGGCCATCGCGGCCATCTGCCTCATGTGCCTGTTCAACGTGGTCACCTGGGACGACATCGTGAGCAACAAACAGGCCTGGAACGTGCTGGCCTGGTTCGCCACCCTGGTCACCCTGGCTGGCGGCCTCTCCAGGACCGGCTTCCTGGACTGGTTCGCCAAGTCCATCTCCGGCTCGCTCCAGGGCCTCTCGCCCACGGCGGCCATGATCGGGCTGGTGGTGGTGTTCTTCGCGAGCCATTACATGTTCGCAAGCGTCACCGCCCACGTGGCCGCCATGCTGCCGGTGATGCTGGCCGCAGCCATGGCCGTGCCGGGCATCAACATGCCCCTGGTGTCCATGCTGCTGTGCTCCACGCTCGGCATCATGGGGGTCATCACCCCCTACGGCACGGGCCCCTCGCCCATCTATTACGGATCAGGCTACGTTAAGGGCAAAGAGTTCTGGCTGCTGGGCCTGGTCTTCGGCATCGTGTATCTCGGAGTGTTCCTCCTGGTCGGCTTCCCCTGGAACCTCGCCAGAGTGTAG
- a CDS encoding sigma-54-dependent transcriptional regulator yields MSASLYPSFTILLVDDEPAWLRSLSLTLESAAGLTNIVACQSGAEALEILARGHVELAIVDLTMPGMSGEELLAVIGERHPEIVRIVVSGLNQLESAVRCMKLGAYDYFVKTDEEDRIVGGVLRAVRMLELRDENREALSRLASGGPLTPGAFAGIITRSRLMRAVFAYVEAVAQSPQPLLVTGESGVGKEDVVRAAHALSGRSGPMACVNVAGLDDSMFADTLFGHVRGAFTGADAPRKGMVEEAAGGTLFLDEIGDLSIASQVKLLRLLQQGEYFPLGSDQPKRLKARVIVATHCDLAAKEAKGEFRRDLYYRLRTHHVHIPPLRERTEDMEPLLHHFLEEAAQALGKKKPTPPPELAQRLAAYAFPGNIRELKAMVYDAVSVHPGRMLSMETFLKAIGQSATAPPAPAMNPFTAFERLPSFSEAARALVEEAMNRSGGNQTLAARLLGISQPALSKRLKLMRQPAGD; encoded by the coding sequence ATGAGCGCGTCCCTCTACCCGTCCTTCACCATACTGCTCGTGGACGACGAACCGGCCTGGCTGCGTTCGCTCTCGCTCACGCTGGAATCAGCGGCGGGGCTCACCAACATCGTGGCCTGCCAGAGCGGCGCGGAGGCGTTGGAGATTCTGGCGCGCGGCCACGTGGAGCTCGCCATCGTGGACCTCACCATGCCCGGCATGTCCGGCGAGGAGCTGCTGGCCGTCATCGGGGAGCGCCACCCCGAGATCGTGCGCATCGTGGTCAGCGGGCTCAACCAGCTGGAGAGCGCTGTGCGCTGCATGAAGCTCGGGGCCTACGACTACTTCGTGAAGACCGACGAGGAGGACCGCATCGTGGGCGGCGTGCTGCGCGCCGTACGCATGCTGGAGCTGCGCGACGAAAACCGCGAGGCCCTGAGCCGATTGGCCTCCGGCGGGCCGCTCACACCCGGCGCCTTCGCGGGCATCATCACCCGCAGCCGCCTGATGCGGGCCGTTTTCGCCTACGTGGAGGCCGTGGCCCAGAGCCCCCAGCCGCTTCTGGTCACCGGCGAGTCCGGCGTGGGCAAGGAGGACGTGGTCAGGGCGGCGCACGCCCTCTCGGGCCGCTCCGGCCCCATGGCCTGCGTCAACGTGGCGGGCCTGGACGACTCCATGTTCGCCGACACCCTGTTCGGGCACGTGCGCGGCGCATTCACCGGCGCGGACGCGCCCAGGAAGGGCATGGTGGAGGAGGCCGCCGGAGGGACACTTTTCCTGGACGAAATCGGCGACCTGTCCATCGCCTCCCAGGTGAAGCTGTTGCGCCTGCTTCAGCAGGGCGAATACTTCCCCCTTGGGAGCGACCAGCCCAAGCGCCTCAAGGCGCGGGTCATCGTGGCCACCCACTGCGACCTGGCCGCCAAGGAGGCCAAAGGGGAATTCAGGCGCGACCTGTATTACCGCCTGCGCACCCATCACGTGCACATCCCGCCCCTGCGGGAGCGCACCGAGGACATGGAGCCCCTGCTGCACCACTTCCTGGAGGAGGCGGCCCAGGCCCTGGGCAAGAAAAAGCCCACACCTCCGCCCGAACTGGCGCAAAGGCTGGCGGCCTACGCCTTTCCCGGCAACATCCGCGAGCTCAAGGCCATGGTCTACGACGCGGTGAGCGTCCACCCCGGCAGGATGCTCTCCATGGAGACCTTCCTCAAGGCCATCGGGCAGTCTGCCACAGCCCCGCCCGCCCCGGCCATGAACCCCTTCACCGCGTTCGAACGCCTCCCCAGCTTCTCCGAAGCGGCGCGGGCGCTGGTGGAGGAAGCCATGAACCGCTCGGGCGGCAACCAGACCCTGGCCGCCCGCCTGCTGGGCATCTCCCAGCCAGCCCTCAGCAAGCGCCTGAAGCTCATGCGCCAGCCAGCAGGCGACTGA
- a CDS encoding transporter substrate-binding domain-containing protein has protein sequence MHKHIILAALFALAALLAGGAQVCGAQVQSTPTQGIPGIGRPVIVGGDRDYPPYEFLDKNGQPAGYNVDLTRAIAEVMGMRVEFRLGAWNEMRTALAEGRVDILQGMSFSEERLQEVDFTPPHTTVNHAVFARKGTPAVASLEDLRGSVIALHKGGIMHDTIRQMGFEQDLVFSDTPADALRLLAAGRCDFAVTAMLPGMYIIRENHLDNVEAVAKGVATVRYGYAVKKGNDVLLGRFSEGLAILDQTGKYEEIRLKWLGVLEGQRIHWRETLRSLSLIFIPLLLLLGGSVFWTHTLRMKVAERTRSLSTALDQLHRHQQQLVQADKMAALGVLVTGVAHEINNPNGLILLNIPLLKKAQTDAMRILDEYAKLQGSFTLGGLPYERMRQELPAMLEEMQEGAQRIKRIVNDLKDFGRIDEGGDRAPVDLSDAVAKALRLVEPNIKKATDRFTVRLERDLPPVLGSSQRIEQVVINLVLNACQALPGRDRAVEVATGYDSASDSVYLTVADEGTGIAAENLPRLTDPFFTTKRGMGGTGLGLSVSAGIVKDLGGALEFQSEPGAGTIVTVSLPAAPQEPTP, from the coding sequence ATGCACAAACACATCATCCTCGCCGCCCTTTTCGCCCTCGCCGCCCTCCTCGCCGGCGGGGCGCAAGTGTGTGGCGCGCAGGTCCAGTCCACTCCAACCCAAGGCATTCCGGGGATTGGCCGCCCGGTCATCGTGGGCGGCGACCGCGACTACCCCCCCTACGAGTTTCTGGACAAGAACGGCCAGCCCGCAGGCTACAACGTGGACCTGACCCGCGCCATCGCCGAGGTCATGGGCATGCGGGTGGAGTTCCGCCTGGGGGCCTGGAACGAGATGCGCACCGCCCTGGCCGAGGGACGCGTGGACATCCTGCAGGGCATGTCCTTCTCCGAGGAGCGCTTGCAGGAGGTGGACTTCACCCCGCCCCACACCACGGTCAACCACGCCGTGTTCGCCCGCAAGGGCACCCCTGCCGTAGCGTCCCTGGAAGATCTTCGCGGCTCCGTGATCGCGCTGCACAAGGGCGGCATCATGCACGACACCATCAGGCAGATGGGTTTCGAGCAGGACCTCGTCTTCAGCGACACCCCGGCCGACGCGCTGCGCCTGCTGGCAGCCGGACGCTGCGACTTCGCCGTGACCGCCATGCTGCCGGGCATGTACATCATCCGGGAAAACCATCTGGACAACGTGGAGGCCGTGGCCAAGGGCGTGGCCACCGTGCGCTACGGCTACGCGGTGAAGAAGGGCAACGACGTGCTGTTGGGGCGCTTCAGCGAAGGGCTGGCCATCCTGGACCAGACCGGAAAATATGAAGAAATCCGCCTGAAGTGGCTGGGGGTGCTGGAAGGCCAGCGCATCCACTGGCGCGAGACCCTCAGGTCGCTTTCGCTTATCTTCATCCCGCTGCTGCTGCTGCTTGGCGGCTCGGTCTTCTGGACCCACACGCTGCGCATGAAGGTGGCCGAACGCACCAGATCGCTCTCCACGGCCCTGGACCAGCTCCACCGCCACCAGCAGCAGCTGGTGCAGGCCGACAAGATGGCGGCGCTTGGCGTGCTGGTCACGGGCGTGGCCCACGAAATAAACAACCCCAACGGCCTCATCCTCCTGAACATCCCGCTCCTGAAAAAAGCCCAGACGGACGCCATGCGCATCCTGGACGAGTACGCAAAGCTCCAGGGCAGCTTCACCCTGGGCGGCCTGCCCTACGAACGCATGCGCCAGGAGCTGCCCGCCATGCTGGAGGAGATGCAGGAGGGCGCACAGCGCATCAAGCGCATCGTCAACGACCTGAAGGACTTCGGGCGCATCGACGAAGGCGGCGACCGCGCCCCGGTGGACCTGAGCGACGCCGTGGCCAAGGCCCTGCGCTTGGTGGAGCCCAACATCAAAAAGGCCACCGACCGGTTCACCGTCCGGCTGGAGCGCGACCTGCCCCCGGTGCTGGGCAGTTCCCAGCGCATAGAGCAGGTGGTGATCAACCTGGTGCTGAACGCCTGCCAGGCCCTGCCCGGCAGGGACCGGGCCGTGGAAGTGGCCACCGGCTACGACTCCGCCTCGGACTCCGTGTACCTGACCGTGGCCGACGAAGGCACCGGCATCGCGGCGGAGAACCTGCCCCGCCTCACCGACCCGTTCTTCACCACCAAGCGCGGCATGGGCGGAACCGGCCTGGGCCTTTCCGTGTCCGCCGGAATCGTCAAGGACCTGGGGGGCGCGCTGGAATTCCAGTCCGAACCCGGAGCCGGGACCATCGTCACCGTAAGCCTGCCCGCCGCCCCCCAGGAGCCGACCCCATGA